A DNA window from Mesorhizobium sp. C432A contains the following coding sequences:
- a CDS encoding cisplatin damage response ATP-dependent DNA ligase produces the protein MNRFAELLDRLVLTPSRNGKLTLLVDYFRSVEDPDRGLALAAITGDLNIAAVKPAMLRTLVTERMDPVLFGYSYDYVGDLAETVSLVWPQTPGHIPNREPTLGDVVATLQAASRSDGPKVLAGLLDSAGISARFAIIKLVTGGLRIGVSARLAKQALADFGKVDVAEIEELWHGLTPPYISLFAWLEGKAEKPKRTALALFSPVMLSNPVGDGDLEKLDPAAYAAEWKWDGIRVQAVCEGGVRRLYSRTGDDVSGAFPDLAQAMNFSAALDGELLVGEPAATGTFSDLQQRLNRKSVAPKIQQQYPAFMRCYDALQINGEDLRALPFRERRARLEAFITTLDPHRFDLSPFVEFRDWQTLEELRRAPPHPIIEGVMLKRWDSPYLAGRPKGPWFKWKRDPHTVDAVLMYAQRGHGKRSSFYSDYTFGVWSGPEGAEELVPVGKAYFGFTDEELKQIDKFVRDNTVERFGPVRSVRADRSQGLVLEVAFEGLNRSTRHKSGVAMRFPRISRLRWDKPTAEADRIETLQALLDR, from the coding sequence ATGAACCGCTTTGCCGAACTCCTCGACCGTCTGGTGCTGACGCCGTCGCGCAATGGCAAGCTGACACTGCTCGTCGATTATTTCCGCAGCGTCGAGGACCCCGACCGCGGGCTGGCGCTGGCGGCTATCACTGGCGACCTCAACATTGCGGCGGTCAAGCCGGCGATGCTGCGCACGCTGGTCACCGAGCGCATGGATCCGGTGCTGTTCGGCTATTCCTACGACTATGTCGGCGACCTTGCCGAAACCGTCTCGCTGGTTTGGCCGCAAACGCCGGGACATATCCCCAACCGGGAGCCGACGCTTGGCGATGTCGTGGCGACGCTGCAGGCGGCGAGCCGCTCCGACGGACCCAAGGTGCTGGCCGGGCTGCTCGACAGCGCCGGCATTTCGGCGCGCTTTGCCATCATTAAGCTGGTCACCGGCGGCTTGCGCATCGGCGTTTCGGCGCGGCTGGCCAAACAGGCGCTGGCCGATTTCGGCAAGGTCGATGTCGCCGAGATCGAGGAGCTGTGGCACGGGCTGACGCCGCCCTATATCTCGCTGTTCGCGTGGCTGGAAGGCAAGGCCGAGAAGCCGAAGCGGACCGCACTTGCCCTGTTCAGTCCGGTGATGCTGTCGAACCCGGTCGGCGACGGCGACCTCGAAAAGCTCGATCCGGCCGCCTATGCCGCGGAATGGAAATGGGACGGCATCCGCGTTCAGGCGGTGTGCGAGGGCGGCGTGCGCCGGCTCTATTCGCGCACCGGCGACGATGTGTCCGGCGCATTCCCCGATCTCGCCCAGGCGATGAATTTTTCCGCCGCGCTCGACGGCGAATTGCTGGTCGGCGAGCCCGCGGCGACCGGCACGTTTTCGGACCTGCAACAGCGGCTCAATCGCAAGAGCGTGGCCCCGAAGATACAGCAGCAATACCCGGCCTTCATGCGCTGCTACGATGCGCTGCAGATCAACGGCGAAGATTTGCGCGCGCTACCTTTCCGCGAGCGGCGGGCCCGTCTTGAGGCCTTCATCACAACGCTGGACCCGCACCGTTTCGATCTGTCGCCATTCGTCGAATTCCGGGATTGGCAAACGCTGGAGGAACTGCGCCGCGCGCCGCCGCACCCGATTATCGAAGGCGTGATGCTGAAGCGCTGGGATTCGCCCTATCTCGCGGGACGGCCGAAAGGGCCGTGGTTCAAGTGGAAGCGCGATCCGCACACGGTCGATGCTGTGCTGATGTATGCGCAGCGCGGCCATGGCAAGCGGTCGAGCTTTTATTCCGACTATACGTTCGGCGTCTGGTCGGGGCCGGAAGGCGCGGAGGAATTGGTGCCGGTCGGCAAGGCCTATTTCGGCTTCACCGACGAGGAGCTGAAGCAGATCGACAAATTTGTCCGCGACAACACGGTCGAGCGTTTCGGCCCGGTGCGCTCGGTGCGCGCCGACCGCAGCCAAGGCCTGGTGCTGGAGGTGGCGTTCGAAGGTCTCAACCGTTCGACCCGCCACAAATCCGGCGTTGCGATGCGATTTCCCCGCATCTCACGGCTGCGCTGGGACAAGCCGACCGCCGAAGCCGACCGCATCGAGACGCTGCAGGCGCTGCTTGATCGCTAG
- a CDS encoding acyltransferase, giving the protein MAVARDNQLDAVRAIAVTMVLYSHFLAPNGSSFWGHIGVRLFFVLSGFLITRLLLEARAAAEFKAGPALSSFYIRRALRIFPPYFAVLGFVWLTDLEQSSGSLVWHALYLSNFWYALRNEWTPWLLCHFWSLSIEEQFYIAWPLVVLLAPRRRVEAITIGVILLSLAYRFYWPITATPALARDLLPPASMDALAFGALLACRRTRGAGLPQWMRLGWPALAAVFLAIEWLIPAPVDPMLEWARWALLQILPLVPLVAVVAACSAGLGGVLGRVFELPPLLSLGRISYGVYLYHPILLSLAVKSQPWIPLNVSEQGPGRFLVASAATIAVASISWTAFEKPLNGLKRRFPYVARRRSQARAGDAGWLGRAADAYPGGSPDGRAALELRRTDAQR; this is encoded by the coding sequence ATGGCGGTCGCGCGTGACAATCAGTTGGACGCTGTGCGCGCCATCGCTGTCACGATGGTTCTCTATTCCCATTTCCTTGCACCCAACGGGTCCTCCTTTTGGGGCCACATCGGGGTGCGGCTTTTTTTTGTGCTGAGCGGCTTCCTGATCACACGACTGCTGCTCGAAGCGCGCGCCGCGGCCGAATTCAAAGCCGGCCCTGCATTGAGTTCCTTCTACATCAGGCGCGCGCTGCGCATATTCCCGCCCTATTTCGCCGTGCTTGGGTTCGTCTGGCTGACCGATCTGGAGCAGTCCAGTGGATCGCTCGTCTGGCATGCGCTTTACCTGTCGAATTTTTGGTACGCGCTGCGCAACGAATGGACGCCCTGGCTACTCTGCCATTTCTGGAGCCTGAGCATCGAGGAGCAGTTCTATATCGCCTGGCCGCTGGTCGTGCTTCTCGCACCCCGCCGGCGGGTGGAAGCGATCACTATCGGCGTCATCCTGTTGTCGCTGGCCTATCGCTTCTACTGGCCGATCACCGCCACCCCGGCGCTAGCGCGCGACCTGCTGCCGCCAGCATCGATGGATGCGCTGGCGTTCGGTGCTTTGCTTGCCTGCCGGCGGACCAGAGGCGCCGGCCTGCCGCAATGGATGCGGCTAGGCTGGCCAGCCCTCGCGGCTGTCTTCCTGGCGATTGAGTGGCTTATCCCTGCGCCGGTCGATCCTATGCTGGAATGGGCCCGCTGGGCGTTGCTGCAGATCCTGCCCCTGGTGCCGCTGGTGGCCGTTGTCGCCGCCTGTTCAGCCGGCCTTGGCGGCGTCCTCGGCAGGGTTTTCGAACTGCCACCGCTGCTGTCACTGGGCCGCATAAGCTACGGCGTCTATCTTTACCATCCGATCCTTCTGTCGCTCGCCGTCAAGTCACAGCCCTGGATCCCGCTCAATGTCTCGGAGCAGGGGCCAGGGCGTTTCCTGGTCGCGAGCGCCGCCACGATCGCCGTCGCTTCGATTTCGTGGACGGCTTTCGAAAAGCCGCTCAACGGCCTCAAGCGCCGCTTCCCCTATGTAGCGCGCCGCCGCTCCCAGGCACGCGCTGGCGATGCCGGCTGGCTCGGCAGGGCGGCGGACGCCTATCCCGGCGGATCCCCCGATGGCCGCGCCGCACTCGAACTCCGGCGAACGGATGCGCAGAGATGA